The region TCTTCGCCTGCCTGGGTGCCCGCATTGGCGCGCACGTGGGCTGGTGGCTGTCGCTGGCAGTGGTCCTGATCCTGCCCCTGACGCTGAATTCAGGCACCCTGGCCACCGAGGTCCTGGTCTATGCGCTGGCGGTGCTGGGCTGCAATCTGCTGCTGGGCTATACCGGCCTGCTGTCCTTCGGCCAGGGCATATTCTTCGGCATCGGCAGCTATACCCTGGGCATCCTGATGACCCGCGCCGGTCTGGGCCTGCCACTGTCGGTGCTGCTGGCCCTGGTGGTGGGCGCGTTGACGGCGGCGCTGGTGGGCTGGTTCGCCATCCGGCAACGTGGCACTTATTTCGTCATGCTGACCCTGGCTTTTGCACAGCTGTTCTACTTCCTGGCCTACAGCCTGCCCGACTGGACGGGCGGCGATAACGGTCTGCTCAACATCCCGCGGCCGCCGCTGACCTTCTTCGGCAAGACCCTGGCGTCGCTGGACAATCCCTGGCATTTCTACTGCGTGGTGGCGGTCTGCTTCCTGGTGGTGTTCTGGCTGCTGCAGCGGGTGACGGCATCGGTGTTCGGCCGCACCCTGGTGGCGATCCGCGAAAACGAAACCCGGGCCCGCGCCGTCGGTTACGACACCCGCCGCTTCAAGCTGGCCGCCTTCGCGCTGTCGGGCGCGGTCACCGGCCTGGCGGGGGCGCTGCATGCCTTGATGACCGGCATCGCGCCACTGTCCAATATCGAATACCA is a window of Bordetella sp. N DNA encoding:
- a CDS encoding branched-chain amino acid ABC transporter permease; translation: MSGSDRATLSAATPRRGGFFACLGARIGAHVGWWLSLAVVLILPLTLNSGTLATEVLVYALAVLGCNLLLGYTGLLSFGQGIFFGIGSYTLGILMTRAGLGLPLSVLLALVVGALTAALVGWFAIRQRGTYFVMLTLAFAQLFYFLAYSLPDWTGGDNGLLNIPRPPLTFFGKTLASLDNPWHFYCVVAVCFLVVFWLLQRVTASVFGRTLVAIRENETRARAVGYDTRRFKLAAFALSGAVTGLAGALHALMTGIAPLSNIEYHTSEMILVMTVIGGTGNLFASVLGAAFYVLMSDWLSTLWPRWLLLLGLLLIAVSLFMHKGLWGLLLRGWSAVRGTRAGGSAQDDAAEEGR